The DNA window tttttgttttttttctatcgCCTGAATTTATAACggattttgtatatttttttgtatgttCTGAATTTATAGTTATATCTgtcttttgtttttcatcCCATGGATTTATCGCCTCTTTTATTGGCTTGATATTATCATCTGAATTTATAGTTATATCTgtcttttgtttttcatcCCATGGATTTATCGCCTTTTTTATTGGCTTGATATTATCATCTGAATTTATAGTCATATGTGTCATTCGTTTTTCATCCCATGGATTTATCGCCTCTTTTATTGGCTTGATATTATCATCTGAATTTATAGTTATATCTgtcttttgtttttcatcCCATGGATTTATCGCCTCTTTTATTGGCTTGATATTATCATCTGAATTTATAGTTATATGTGTCTTTCGTTTTTCATCCCATGGATCTATCGACATTTTTATTGGTTTGTTTGTATCATCggaatttataattatcttcgctatttttttattatcgcctgaatttataattatattcgattttttttccctatcaattgattttataaatgttttttccattttcctTCCATCAACCAaatttataacttttttcgtgattttttttttcttcgatttttttctcGATCCAAATGGTAAATactaaaataaaagcataaaaaatataatatatttcttatgttcataattatgcattagcgaaaaaattataaaatgataCATTTAATAgttgcatattatttaccttaaacataaatgctaaaaaaacgaatatTGAAATGCCTATAATACCAATACCTATTATGTtagattttttatttgatccTATACACCATATTgatgttttttctttcacTTTAACGTCAGTTACAGTTGTGCTTGATGATGCATCTGATGTAACTCCTGGTTCAGATGTTGAATTAGTCATTAAACTTACAGGAGAAGTTGATCTCTTTCGTCGAGATAAACCTTTTGAATCATAATTTTGTCCAGGCAATGGACTTTCTATTGATGACACAGCCGTTTCAGCCTTTTTATCTGTTGATACATTTATAGTTATTGGTGATGCTTTAGTTGTTTCAGATGATGAAGATGATAAAGTTATTGATGGTAGTTGTTCTGGTTGTAGTAGTGGTTTTGGAGATGGTGTTTGTGTGCCTAATGATGTAACTGGTGGAGTTTGTGGTAACATAATTGGCTGCGAAGTTTGTGATGATGGTGATTGAGATGGCATAATTGCTGATGTAGTTTCTGGTGAAACTTTTTGTGATTGTTTAGATATATTTGTACCCACCCCTGAGCTATTTAATCCAACACCTGAACTTCCTGATATAATACCCTGATCTGCTAAAACACCATTTTGGGCTTCTCGTTTAGTTCGTAGGTTTTTCTGTTGACTGCCTGTGTCAACTGTTGGGTTTTTTAGATTATATACTTCAGCATTTGTATTATCTTGAGTGGTTTTTGCTTTATTATGTGCATCTGGTGATTCATGAGATCTAATGCTTTGCTCATTTGgtacattttttgatttatttctttGATCATTCGATTCCAATGCTtgatttattgttttttcttttgcGTCATGTGGTGGATGATTTAATGATGAACTATTCATTTGGTCTcctgtatttttttttgaaaaatgccCTGAATTTTCTGTCGTAGAGTGTTGGTTTGATAATTGATCTCTTATAGCTCCTGATCCATTTAttggaatatttattaagcCTTCAGAAACGCCTGATGTTGGTACTCGAGATATTTGATTTGAAGtatcattttgtttaggcaatattctttttattgATGGAATAGTTGTCGTACTTGCTGATGGTGTTGTACTTGCTCCAGATACTGTTGATGGTGTTGTACTTGTTCCCGATACTGTTGATGGTGTTGTACTTGTTCCCGATACTGTTGATGGGGTTGTACTTGTTCCAGATACTGTTGATGGTAAATATTTTGGTGATTTTCTTGATGGTGGTGAAGGCAATGATTGTTCAGGTGGcgattttatatttggtGTGTATGCAGGTGCTTGATGTGCTTGGCGCGCTGGTACTAGTTTTACAGCTGCTGTTTGTGCAGATACTGGTTTTTCGGATGTTGCTTTTGATGACTGTGGTATTTTGGGTTCTTTTTGTGGCTGCGGTGGTGCTTCTGGTAATGctagttttatattttctggTTTTTTAGGTGCTGATGGCGTTATACTTGCTCCCGTTGTAGTAGTTGATAAAGCGTTTGGTGGTTGTTTTGTTGATCGTGGAGGTTCTGGTTTTGCAGATTTTGGTTG is part of the Plasmodium chabaudi chabaudi strain AS genome assembly, chromosome: 6 genome and encodes:
- a CDS encoding CIR protein, which translates into the protein MEIEACKLFHKVDELFTDKFVDEGKFNATSSLFYDYCPVKGGYKSCDTDYERISAIGGYLFMELDNKDYQINGRNRDDKYIEYFIMWISNKLYKIATNHIVTLNQSYKEHLGKSIGNFNFWNLVDKKKELKDANVAIMNLFYVLFKQICETVKTYQTKHTQSHEYINKAAQSYIIYEELSKFVNQCGPYHELLEHLKTIYDGFTETVINENRNDKQMANKLMKFPSIDKLNSSPEFKSRGCKHTHKNFIKKPPRIIRNEIKKLKAAIKKNPHKEFKLIDSQDMEDEDDDYSGEDDEDDDYSGEDDEDDDYSGEDDEDDDDDAVDEDIDDDSDDDDNEESGNVKLQDEQLEKKNAPIGPQSISQDSAKYNIPTTVTQTQSSGSASRDTATQSGKASIPSTPRNPPGKPESSVPPKQVDLKPVPAQTGAVKPTPPQPTSPQPIPSQSTPTQRTNLKSPSKQSAPEKPPLPAQTESVKPTLLQPTNVKSPSGQSTPAKQPLPAQKEVVKPATQQKAEQIQHQPQPKSAKPEPPRSTKQPPNALSTTTTGASITPSAPKKPENIKLALPEAPPQPQKEPKIPQSSKATSEKPVSAQTAAVKLVPARQAHQAPAYTPNIKSPPEQSLPSPPSRKSPKYLPSTVSGTSTTPSTVSGTSTTPSTVSGTSTTPSTVSGASTTPSASTTTIPSIKRILPKQNDTSNQISRVPTSGVSEGLINIPINGSGAIRDQLSNQHSTTENSGHFSKKNTGDQMNSSSLNHPPHDAKEKTINQALESNDQRNKSKNVPNEQSIRSHESPDAHNKAKTTQDNTNAEVYNLKNPTVDTGSQQKNLRTKREAQNGVLADQGIISGSSGVGLNSSGVGTNISKQSQKVSPETTSAIMPSQSPSSQTSQPIMLPQTPPVTSLGTQTPSPKPLLQPEQLPSITLSSSSSETTKASPITINVSTDKKAETAVSSIESPLPGQNYDSKGLSRRKRSTSPVSLMTNSTSEPGVTSDASSSTTVTDVKYLPFGSRKKSKKKKITKKVINLVDGRKMEKTFIKSIDREKKSNIIINSGDNKKIAKIIINSDDTNKPIKMSIDPWDEKRKTHITINSDDNIKPIKEAINPWDEKQKTDITINSDDNIKPIKEAINPWDEKRMTHMTINSDDNIKPIKKAINPWDEKQKTDITINSDDNIKPIKEAINPWDEKQKTDITINSEHTKKYTKSVINSGDRKKTKIIVNSVNEKISLLNIYKFMKADPMPFINLFFLVIFFVYKRKRNTIE